One segment of Campylobacter hominis ATCC BAA-381 DNA contains the following:
- a CDS encoding response regulator transcription factor → MINVLMIEDDSEFAQLLAEYLEKFNIKVTNYEDPYLGISAGIKNFDLMILDLTLPGMDGLEVCKEIREKYDIPIIISSARSDVSDKVVGLQIGADDYLPKPYDPKEMHARIMSLIRRYKRTAQKEENVVVDSAFRIDEKRHEIFFHDAPLTLTPAEYEILEYLIKQHSFSVSREQLVYHCKSLKDKDSKSLDVIIGRLRAKIGDNSKNPTHIFSVRGIGYKLIG, encoded by the coding sequence ATGATAAACGTTTTGATGATTGAAGATGATTCTGAGTTTGCTCAACTTTTAGCCGAATATTTGGAAAAATTTAATATTAAAGTAACAAATTATGAAGATCCGTATCTTGGAATAAGCGCTGGAATTAAAAATTTTGATCTTATGATTTTGGATTTGACGCTTCCTGGAATGGATGGTCTTGAAGTTTGTAAAGAAATACGCGAAAAATATGATATTCCTATCATAATAAGCTCTGCTAGAAGTGATGTAAGCGATAAAGTAGTAGGACTTCAAATAGGAGCTGATGATTATTTACCCAAGCCATACGATCCAAAAGAGATGCATGCGCGCATAATGAGCCTGATTCGCCGTTATAAACGCACCGCTCAAAAGGAGGAAAATGTGGTGGTCGATAGCGCTTTTCGCATTGACGAGAAACGCCACGAGATATTTTTTCATGACGCGCCGCTTACTTTAACTCCTGCCGAATATGAAATTTTAGAATATTTAATAAAACAACACAGTTTTTCTGTTTCACGCGAACAGTTGGTTTATCATTGCAAGAGTTTAAAAGATAAAGATTCTAAAAGTCTTGATGTGATAATCGGAAGACTTAGAGCAAAAATAGGCGATAATTCAAAAAATCCGACTCACATTTTTTCAGTTCGAGGAATCGGATATAAACTAATCGGATGA
- a CDS encoding 2-oxoacid:acceptor oxidoreductase family protein: MNQLRFVGVGGQGVILAGEILAAAKIAKGGYGVKASTYTSQVRGGPTKVDIVLDDKEILYPYANEGEIEFMIATAQVSFNAFKSGVKKGGTIVIEPNLVKPTDEDRKNFKIYEIPIITIAKEEVGNVITQSVVALAIAVEFTKCMEAGIVKDQMLSTVPEKTRPLNEKAFDLGIKYAKEALKK, translated from the coding sequence ATGAACCAACTAAGATTTGTAGGCGTTGGCGGTCAAGGCGTTATTTTAGCAGGTGAAATTTTAGCTGCTGCAAAAATAGCGAAAGGCGGATACGGCGTAAAAGCTTCTACTTATACATCACAAGTCAGAGGCGGTCCGACTAAGGTCGATATAGTTTTGGATGATAAAGAAATTTTATATCCTTACGCAAATGAAGGTGAAATTGAGTTTATGATTGCCACAGCACAAGTCAGTTTCAACGCTTTTAAATCAGGCGTTAAAAAAGGCGGAACAATCGTAATTGAGCCAAATCTTGTAAAACCGACTGATGAAGACCGCAAAAATTTCAAAATTTACGAAATTCCAATCATCACAATCGCAAAAGAAGAAGTAGGAAACGTAATTACACAAAGCGTAGTGGCGCTTGCCATCGCGGTGGAATTTACAAAATGTATGGAAGCCGGTATAGTAAAAGATCAAATGCTATCTACAGTTCCTGAAAAAACACGCCCGTTAAACGAAAAAGCATTTGATTTGGGAATAAAATATGCCAAAGAAGCTCTTAAAAAGTAG
- a CDS encoding ArsS family sensor histidine kinase, with translation MKHSIISKITIIFVIAFALVCALFITFGNMQTNKAYTNIRANEINAINYLLGLYEKATPPSDLEKYFRNFGFHLVRDKNIVTNVITSGEKEFTQNTPIGIFESIKYGGSIYLTIKNETFLIVFEGLGTQNLNDPLWIGFILTVIVLFYLYLSMIKSFSPLKKLTKNIKKFGAGNLDVVIIDKKREDEIGELADEFNLAVSKIRELVYSRQLFLRTIMHELKTPIGKGRIISEMIDSEVQKNRLISVFERLEILINEFAKIEQLLSKNYALKYQECHFSLILEQVRDILLLDNFDEKISVCMNEDAIINVDFQLFTLALKNLIDNALKYSDDKKVRIICDNDKISVQNTGKPLLMSFEHYKQAFVRNNAEKVSGMGLGLYIIDKICAMHNFHFEHSYCANMHTFSVIFDKPAISQKNKKSKNEK, from the coding sequence ATGAAACACTCTATAATCAGCAAAATAACAATTATTTTTGTTATCGCATTCGCCCTTGTATGCGCGCTTTTTATAACATTTGGAAATATGCAGACCAATAAGGCTTACACAAATATCCGTGCAAATGAAATTAATGCGATAAATTATCTTTTAGGGCTTTATGAAAAAGCTACGCCGCCGAGCGATTTGGAAAAGTATTTTAGAAATTTCGGTTTTCATTTGGTACGGGATAAAAATATAGTCACAAATGTAATAACATCAGGTGAAAAGGAATTTACTCAAAATACGCCTATCGGAATTTTTGAATCGATTAAATATGGCGGTTCGATATATTTGACAATTAAAAACGAAACTTTTTTAATTGTTTTCGAAGGTCTTGGCACGCAAAATTTAAACGATCCGTTGTGGATAGGATTTATACTTACCGTCATTGTGCTTTTTTATCTTTATCTTTCGATGATAAAAAGTTTTTCACCGCTAAAAAAACTTACAAAAAATATCAAAAAATTCGGCGCCGGAAATTTGGATGTGGTGATTATCGATAAAAAACGCGAAGACGAAATAGGTGAACTTGCCGATGAGTTTAATTTGGCGGTTTCTAAAATAAGAGAACTTGTATACTCACGCCAACTATTTTTAAGAACAATTATGCACGAGCTTAAAACTCCGATTGGAAAAGGTCGAATAATCAGTGAAATGATTGATAGTGAAGTGCAAAAAAATCGCCTAATCAGCGTTTTTGAAAGACTTGAAATTTTGATAAATGAATTTGCAAAAATTGAGCAGCTTTTATCTAAAAATTATGCTTTAAAATATCAAGAGTGCCATTTCAGCCTTATTTTAGAGCAGGTTCGAGATATTTTGCTGCTTGATAATTTTGATGAAAAAATTTCAGTTTGTATGAATGAAGACGCTATAATAAATGTTGATTTTCAGCTTTTTACATTGGCTCTTAAAAATCTTATTGACAATGCTTTAAAATACAGCGACGATAAAAAAGTGCGTATAATTTGTGATAATGATAAAATCAGTGTGCAAAATACAGGAAAACCGTTACTTATGAGTTTTGAACATTATAAGCAGGCTTTTGTGCGAAACAATGCCGAAAAAGTAAGCGGAATGGGACTTGGACTTTATATAATAGATAAAATTTGCGCTATGCATAATTTTCACTTCGAGCATAGTTATTGCGCCAATATGCATACTTTTAGTGTGATTTTCGATAAACCTGCGATTTCACAAAAAAATAAAAAAAGCAAAAATGAAAAATAA
- a CDS encoding 2-oxoglutarate synthase subunit alpha: MREVIATGNMLVARAAVECGCNFFGGYPITPSSEVAHEMSRLLPQYNGTFIQMEDEISGISVALGASMSGAKAMTASSGPGISLKSEQIGLGFIAEIPLVIVNVMRGGPSTGLPTRVAQGDILQSRNPTHGDYQSISLCPGSLEEVYSETVRAFNLAMKFMTPVFLLLDETLGHMQAKAVLPELKDLKTEKRAEFNGDPKDYLPYQADADKPAVLNKFFTGYHYHITGLHHGPTGFPTEDGKIVDYSIKRLFNKINAHKDEIVKYEEYKLDDAEICIIAYGSVSRSVKTAIEKLREEGIKVGLFRPITLWPSPEKELKKIGGKFKKILVTELNLGQYLGEIQRVTLRDDFKTLLKANGRPISPTEIIEKVKEF, from the coding sequence ATGAGAGAAGTTATTGCAACGGGAAATATGTTGGTAGCAAGAGCTGCCGTTGAGTGCGGTTGCAATTTTTTTGGTGGATATCCTATCACGCCATCAAGCGAAGTTGCACACGAAATGAGTAGATTGTTGCCTCAATATAATGGCACTTTTATACAAATGGAAGATGAGATTTCAGGAATTTCAGTTGCACTTGGAGCTTCTATGAGCGGCGCAAAAGCTATGACAGCAAGTTCAGGCCCTGGAATTTCACTAAAATCAGAGCAAATCGGTCTTGGTTTTATCGCCGAAATTCCGCTTGTAATCGTAAATGTAATGCGCGGCGGTCCAAGTACAGGACTTCCAACCAGAGTTGCACAAGGTGATATTTTACAATCAAGAAACCCGACTCATGGCGATTATCAAAGCATATCTTTATGCCCAGGTTCATTAGAGGAAGTTTATAGTGAAACTGTTAGAGCTTTTAATCTTGCTATGAAATTTATGACTCCCGTTTTCTTGCTTTTAGATGAAACATTAGGTCATATGCAAGCAAAAGCCGTATTGCCTGAACTAAAAGATTTAAAAACAGAAAAAAGAGCTGAGTTTAACGGTGATCCTAAAGATTATCTACCTTATCAGGCAGACGCCGATAAACCTGCCGTTTTAAACAAATTTTTCACAGGCTATCACTATCATATAACAGGACTTCATCACGGCCCTACAGGCTTTCCGACAGAAGACGGTAAAATAGTTGATTACAGCATAAAAAGGCTTTTTAATAAAATCAACGCTCACAAAGATGAGATTGTAAAATACGAAGAGTATAAACTGGACGATGCCGAAATTTGCATTATTGCATATGGAAGCGTAAGCAGATCCGTTAAAACAGCTATTGAAAAATTGCGCGAAGAAGGTATAAAAGTAGGACTTTTCCGCCCTATTACTTTGTGGCCGAGCCCTGAAAAAGAGCTAAAAAAGATAGGTGGAAAATTTAAGAAAATTTTGGTTACAGAGCTAAATTTAGGTCAATATCTAGGCGAAATTCAAAGAGTAACTTTAAGAGATGATTTCAAAACACTTCTTAAAGCAAACGGCAGACCGATAAGCCCGACCGAAATTATAGAAAAAGTTAAGGAGTTTTAA
- the dnaJ gene encoding molecular chaperone DnaJ, with the protein MSDYYEILGVPKDADSDEIKKAFRKLALKYHPDRNAGDKEAEEKFKEINEAYQVLGNDERRQTYDRYGKEGLNGAFGNDFGGFDFGDIFDTFFGGGGFNKSRSQRYDDAYDLDSEILVSISFKDAFFGVSKDIKYKIKKPCKTCDGTGSKDKKLNTCPYCGGSGKIVKRSGFLSFAQTCPFCKGSGQIVKEKCHDCAGKGFIEEQVNVKFDIPKGVNTGIRIRIAKKGNISKSGEIGDLYVAVQVKDDKFFVRSADDIYIEVPVFFTQAILGKTIKVPTMHGEKELQLKVGSKDKDQFVIEKEGFENIRTKIAGNLIVQINVQTPKKLTDEQIELLEKLHESFDKTADGIFDKIKNWFK; encoded by the coding sequence TTGAGCGATTACTATGAAATTTTAGGCGTTCCAAAAGACGCCGACAGCGACGAAATAAAAAAAGCTTTTAGAAAACTTGCACTCAAATACCATCCCGACCGAAATGCAGGCGATAAAGAAGCTGAAGAAAAATTTAAAGAAATAAACGAAGCTTATCAGGTTTTAGGAAACGATGAAAGGCGTCAAACTTACGACAGATACGGTAAAGAAGGATTAAACGGCGCTTTTGGAAATGATTTTGGAGGATTTGATTTCGGTGATATTTTTGATACGTTTTTTGGCGGCGGCGGTTTCAATAAATCTCGTTCGCAAAGATACGATGACGCTTACGATTTGGATAGCGAAATTTTAGTCAGTATAAGTTTTAAAGATGCATTTTTCGGTGTAAGCAAAGATATAAAATATAAAATTAAAAAACCGTGCAAAACATGCGACGGCACAGGTTCAAAAGATAAGAAACTAAACACCTGCCCGTATTGCGGCGGTAGCGGTAAAATAGTAAAAAGAAGCGGATTTTTAAGCTTCGCACAAACATGCCCTTTTTGCAAAGGTAGCGGTCAAATAGTAAAAGAAAAATGCCATGATTGCGCCGGAAAAGGATTTATCGAAGAGCAAGTAAATGTAAAATTTGACATTCCGAAAGGCGTAAATACAGGAATCAGAATCAGAATCGCAAAAAAAGGAAATATTTCAAAAAGCGGTGAAATAGGCGATCTTTATGTCGCTGTCCAAGTAAAAGATGATAAATTTTTCGTTAGAAGCGCCGACGATATTTACATAGAAGTTCCGGTTTTTTTCACACAGGCGATTTTAGGAAAAACCATAAAAGTACCTACAATGCACGGCGAAAAAGAGTTACAATTAAAAGTAGGCAGTAAAGACAAAGATCAATTCGTGATAGAAAAAGAGGGATTCGAAAATATCCGCACTAAAATAGCCGGAAATTTAATCGTTCAAATAAACGTGCAAACTCCTAAAAAATTAACTGACGAGCAAATAGAGCTTTTGGAAAAACTTCACGAAAGCTTTGATAAAACTGCGGACGGCATTTTTGACAAAATCAAAAATTGGTTTAAATAA
- a CDS encoding 2-oxoglutarate ferredoxin oxidoreductase subunit beta yields MAFNYDKYLRVNKMPTLWCWGCGDGVILKAVIRAIDKMGWNMDDVCVVSGIGCSGRFSSYVNCNTVHTTHGRAIAYATGIKLANPDKHVIVVTGDGDGLAIGGNHTIHGCRRNIDINHILINNFIYGLTNSQTSPTTPRGLWTVTAQYGNVDPSFDAAKLATAAGATFVGRESVINPDRLEKLFVKGFSHDGYSFFDVFSNCHVNLGRKNKMGEATKMLEWVNSRITTKIKYDKMSEEERKGLFPCGVLHEDNEHLEYTKAYAKVKEAAQNKTKINFEEIK; encoded by the coding sequence ATGGCTTTCAATTATGATAAATATTTGCGTGTAAATAAAATGCCTACACTTTGGTGTTGGGGCTGTGGTGACGGTGTGATTTTAAAAGCGGTAATTAGAGCAATCGATAAAATGGGTTGGAATATGGATGATGTTTGCGTAGTAAGCGGAATCGGCTGTAGCGGCAGATTCAGCTCTTATGTTAATTGCAATACAGTTCATACGACTCACGGACGCGCTATAGCTTATGCAACAGGCATAAAATTGGCAAATCCTGATAAACATGTTATCGTAGTTACAGGCGATGGCGACGGTCTTGCAATTGGCGGAAATCACACAATTCACGGTTGCAGAAGAAATATTGATATAAATCACATTTTAATAAACAATTTTATCTACGGACTTACAAACTCTCAAACAAGCCCTACTACACCACGTGGTCTTTGGACTGTTACAGCGCAATACGGAAACGTAGATCCAAGCTTTGATGCGGCAAAATTGGCAACTGCAGCAGGAGCTACATTCGTAGGACGCGAAAGCGTGATAAACCCTGATAGACTTGAAAAACTTTTTGTAAAAGGCTTTTCACACGACGGATACAGTTTTTTTGATGTTTTTTCAAATTGCCACGTAAATTTAGGTAGAAAAAATAAAATGGGAGAAGCAACAAAAATGCTTGAATGGGTAAATTCTCGTATTACAACAAAAATTAAATACGACAAAATGAGCGAAGAAGAGCGCAAAGGACTATTTCCATGCGGCGTTTTGCATGAAGATAACGAGCATTTGGAATATACAAAAGCTTACGCGAAAGTAAAAGAAGCAGCTCAAAATAAGACAAAAATAAATTTTGAGGAGATAAAATGA
- the recR gene encoding recombination mediator RecR, whose translation MKNNTKFDELVATFEKLPGVGKKSALRYAYHISINDPFLGLNLANSIENAVRNLRRCEVCGAICEDEICEVCCDTSRDREKICIVESPKDILIFEENAIFDGLYFVLDSSGDEIITKLQRMIELNGVKELIFAMTPGVNSDMLMLYVEDKISIPNLKFSKIAQGIPTGVSVDSIDFISLSKALKDRVGI comes from the coding sequence ATGAAAAATAATACAAAATTTGACGAACTTGTGGCTACTTTTGAAAAACTTCCGGGAGTCGGTAAAAAGTCGGCTCTGCGTTATGCTTATCATATAAGTATAAATGATCCTTTTTTAGGACTTAATTTAGCAAATTCTATAGAAAATGCCGTGCGAAATTTAAGACGTTGTGAAGTTTGCGGGGCAATTTGCGAAGATGAAATTTGCGAAGTTTGTTGCGATACTTCAAGAGATCGTGAAAAAATCTGCATTGTAGAAAGTCCGAAAGATATTTTAATTTTTGAAGAAAATGCGATTTTTGACGGGCTTTATTTTGTGCTTGACAGTTCAGGCGACGAAATTATTACCAAACTTCAAAGAATGATTGAATTAAATGGCGTAAAAGAGCTTATTTTCGCGATGACGCCCGGAGTAAATTCCGATATGCTTATGCTTTATGTGGAAGATAAAATTTCAATTCCAAATCTGAAATTCAGTAAAATCGCTCAAGGAATTCCAACAGGTGTAAGCGTGGATAGTATAGATTTTATTTCGCTCAGCAAAGCCTTAAAAGATCGCGTGGGAATTTAG